In a genomic window of Paroedura picta isolate Pp20150507F chromosome 14, Ppicta_v3.0, whole genome shotgun sequence:
- the LOC143823519 gene encoding SLC35A4 upstream microprotein, which translates to MADDKDSLPKLKDLAFLKNQLANLQDRVENEVQARVGQEGSLLASPFFKGFLAGYVVAKLRSSAVLGFLMGTCSGVYVAQAYAIPNVEKTIKEFFSSFRKGPD; encoded by the exons ATGGCGGACGATAAG GACTCTCTGCCAAAGCTGAAGGATCTTGCTTTTTTGAAGAATCAGTTGGCAAATTTGCAAGACAGAGTAGAAAATGAGGTACAGGCCAGAGTAGGACAG GAAGGTTCCTTGCTGGCATCTCCATTTTTCAAAGGGTTCCTTGCTGGGTATGTTGTAGCCAAACTGCGTTCTTCAGCAGTCTTGGGATTTTTAATGGGGACTTGTTCTGGCGTGTATGTTGCTCAAGCCTATGCAATCCCTAATGTGGAGAAGACAATCAAAGAGTTCTTCAGTTCATTCAGGAAAGGACCAGACTAA
- the SLC35A4 gene encoding putative UDP-sugar transporter protein SLC35A4 translates to MVFEITCSVRKRARSAASTVLKKALWGLMLLLSVVIYGSHAPLLTLCKDNGKIPFSASSVVVLIELTKLVLSLVFLLIWDWKQLRVSVSWHQAAPFALSALLYAANNNLVVHMQLFMDPSTYQVLSNLKIGSTALLYSVFLHQRLTIRKWGALFLLTAAGVLYTYGGLQDLQHSPASDMELHITPVGLLLISLYCMISGLSAVYTEAILKTQDLPLNLQNLFLYFFGVLLNVAIHLLSASATGYLEGFSWWVLLVIVSQALNGLIMSVVMKHSNNITRLFVISASVIVNAFLSVLLFSLHLTALFFFSLLLIGLAVHLYYGVK, encoded by the coding sequence ATGGTCTTTGAGATCACTTGCAGTGTTCGTAAACGAGCCCGATCTGCTGCTTCTACGGTACTTAAGAAAGCCTTGTGGGGGCTGATGCTTCTCTTGTCTGTTGTCATCTATGGATCTCATGCACCACTCTTAACTCTCTGTAAGGACAATGGGAAGATACCATTCAGTGCCTCATCTGTGGTGGTTTTGATTGAACTGACAAAGCTGGTGCTCTCTTTGGTTTTTCTGCTGATTTGGGACTGGAAGCAGTTAAGAGTTTCTGTGTCATGGCATCAGGCAGCTCCTTTTGCTCTTTCGGCACTATTGTATGCAGCCAACAACAACTTGGTGGTCCACATGCAGCTGTTCATGGATCCTAGCACCTACCAAGTGCTAAGCAACTTGAAAATTGGCAGCACTGCCCTCCTTTACAGTGTGTTCTTGCACCAAAGACTAACCATTCGCAAGTGGGGAGCGCTCTTCCTGCTGACAGCTGCTGGGGTGTTGTATACCTATGGAGGACTCCAGGATCTTCAGCACTCTCCTGCCTCTGACATGGAGCTGCACATCACACCTGTTGGCCTTCTACTGATCTCTCTGTACTGCATGATCTCTGGCCTTTCTGCCGTGTACACCGAAGCTATCCTGAAAACCCAGGATCTGCCTCTCAACCTCCAAAacctatttctttatttttttggtGTTTTGTTGAATGTGGCCATCCACCTATTAAGCGCTTCAGCCACTGGGTACCTGGAGGGTTTCTCATGGTGGGTGCTGCTGGTTATTGTCAgccaagccctaaatggtttgATCATGTCTGTGGTCATGAAGCACAGCAATAACATCACAAGACTTTTTGTAATCTCTGCCTCTGTGATTGTGAATGCCTTTCTCTCTGTCCTACTGTTCAGCCTACACCTCActgccttgtttttcttttctttgctgctTATTGGCTTAGCTGTTCACTTGTATTATGGAGTCAAATAG
- the LOC143823825 gene encoding uncharacterized protein LOC143823825 isoform X2, translating to MTVQPHEGAQAEGQTDIDRNTLVGRGSPPTGTESELAASPSAKKTTSEALKTSSSGDLQTPSSLMGGCFTFDGVFNLDTGKDKLFFEHLLPVLSRMPFGYSVSLLLCEAHHCEPQGEGFVQKIYTNGKVQDLLKPGSQGLQIVDLPPLGLVVEKAAEMVVDDSQMATDFYLQGVLHSQEYLQQELEKQLKTLFGTLLTVTLEQRAEGQSLRRATLRIFEFAGEDELSSAERFSPLLSACSAGALPAEVDFLSWVLKQLLTGNALTFALFNLTLPGTQEKDIRTNNMHVTENQEKNPKHEAGSVLQLTEASGREVLSTLWLAEQVKSVSKRVAPTCWHPAREAQKRRAAIGELRDQLFFSGHLEHDSRLSQLGQMLKELQVLKSQSWKEKKETSAACERIIRSCPDAKGQIASDKDSRVALRNHLGSHLPQADTQQETKRSDLSATEDGRITTGGAGQATAHQEAAAEEKPSKVGAHDSKGLKEASEASSPSWAAQQDINVRFSLAKAKRQCLQEEHRLLIQQQFLRTEEKLAGQEKLPPEQQEALHWQKEKSLLTLRLEALQKEQAEAERDLEELYQEHLREAEAQKHHILQVFQAYKGHAEEQLEALERRYRKLLQASLQDAITLSAQNERLRAQGQLARTDGATQTEPQPT from the exons ATGACGGTGCAGCCACACGAAGGAGCACAGGCAGAAGGGCAGACCGACATCGACAGGAACACCCTCGTGGGGAGGG GCAGCCCTCCGACAGGCACAGAGTCAGAACTGGCCGCCTCTCCCAGTGCCAAGAAGACCACAAGCGAAGCCCTCAAGACAAGCAGCTCTGGCGACCTGCAGACACCCTCCTCCTTAATG GGAGGATGCTTCACCTTTGATGGAGTCTTCAATCTGGACACAGGAAAG GACAAGTTATTCTTTGAACATCTGCTGCCTGTGCTGTCCCGGATGCCCTTTGGCTATAGCGTATCGTTGCTGCTGTGTGAAGCCCACCACTGTGAACCTCAAGGAGAAGGTTTTGTCCAGAAG ATCTACACCAATGGGAAAGTCCAAGATCTCCTTAAACCTGGAAGTCAAGGCCTGCAAATAGTGGACCTTCCTCCATTGGGGCT GGTGGTGGAAAAGGCAGCCGAGATGGTTGTGGATGATTCACAAATGGCCACAGACTTCTACTTGCAGGGGGTGTTACACTCCCAGGAGTATTTGCAACAAGAGTTGGAGAAACAGCTCAAAACACT GTTTGGCACCCTCTTGACGGTCACTCTGGAGCAGAGGGCAGAGGGGCAGAGTCTTCGACGAGCCACCCTCCGGATCTTTGAGTTTGCTGGTGAGGATGAACTGTCCTCTGCTGAGCG GTTCTCGCCTCTCCTCTCGGCCTGCTCTGCTGGTGCCCTTCCTGCTGAAGTGGACTTTCTCTCCTGGGTCCTGAAGCAGCTGCTGACAGGAAATGCGCTCACATTCGCACTCTTCAACCTCACCCTGCCAG GAACGCAAGAAAAGGATATAAGAACAAATAATATGCATGTTACAGAAAATCAAGAAAAGAATCCAAAACATGAGGCTGGCTCAGTTCTACAACTAACAG AGGCCTCTGGCCGAGAGGTACTGTCTACCCTCTGGCTGGCAGAACAAGTGAAATCCGTGTCCAAGAGAGTGGCACCAACCTGCTGGCATCCTGCCCGAGAGGCTCAGAAGCGAAGGGCAGCAATTGGGGAGCTCCgtgaccagctcttcttcagtggacatctggagcacgACAGCAGGCTCAGCCAACTGGGGCAGATGCTGAAGGAGCTGCAG GTTTTAAAGAGCCAGAGctggaaggagaaaaaagaaacatcagCAGCATGTGAAAGAATAATCAGGTCTTGTCCCGATGCCAAG GGCCAGATCGCATCAGACAAGGACAGTAGAGTTGCCCTCAGGAACCACCTGGGAAGCCACCTGCCCCAAGCTGATACACAGCAGGAGACAAAGAGATCAG ATTTGTCCGCCACAGAAGATGGCAGGATCACCACAGGTGGTGCTGGGCAGGCTACTGCACACCAGGAAGCTGCTGCAGAAGAGAAGCCATCCAAAGTTGGAGCCCATGACTCCAAGGGTCTGAAGGAGGCATCGGAAGCTTCCAGTCCT AGCTGGGCTGCTCAGCAAGACATAAATGTGAGATTCTCTCTAGCCAAAGCTAAGAGGCAGTGCCTCCAGGAAGAGCATCGACTCCTGATCCAGCAGCAGTTTCTGAGGACAGAAGAGAAGTTGGCAGGCCAAGAAAAG CTTCCTCCAGAGCAGCAAGAAGCCTTGCactggcagaaggaaaagagCCTACTGACCTTACGCctggaggccctgcagaaggagCAGGCAGAGGCAGAAAGGGACCTGGAGGAGCTATACCAGGAACACCTCCGTGAAGCAGAGGCTCAAAAGCATCACATCCTGCAG GTCTTTCAGGCTTACAAGGGACATGCTGAAGAGCAACTGGAGGCCCTGGAACGGAGATATCGAAAGCTGCTGCAGGCGTCACTCCAGGACGCCATCACCCTCTCTGCTCAGAATGAGCGACTTCGAGCCCAGGGACAACTGGCACGCACAGACGGAGCCACGCagactgagccacagcccacctGA